A genomic segment from Enoplosus armatus isolate fEnoArm2 chromosome 12, fEnoArm2.hap1, whole genome shotgun sequence encodes:
- the sult6b1 gene encoding sulfotransferase 6B1 — protein sequence MNSNAFVANVQSKMQMAKEIRDEEKLYRYNGVLYPRLMCPEGHLKALENLKAREDDIMLVAYPKCGFNWMVGVVRKIIAEATGMKTESRMPPLIEFFGPDVLKVMDETPSPRFLGTHLHPDNIPASFFAKKTKMLVIFRNPKDTLVSFYHFSNNNPVLPSGPSWDSFYSHFLSGDVPWGSYFDHALAWEKKMDNPNIMVVTYEELKQDLSEGVRQIASFFGFSLTEAQVQQIAEGSTFSAMKESSANSHGTMGNVIFRKGEVGDWKNHFTPEQSQEMDDAFNKHLAGTRLGAKLNYQMHCQ from the exons ATGAACAGTAACGCCTTCGTCGCCAATGTGCAGTCCAAGATGCAGATGGCAAAGGAAATCAGGGACGAGGAGAAGTTGTACAGATACAACGGGGTGTTGTACCCCCGGCTCATGTGCCCCGAGGGTCATTTAAAGGCTCTGGAGAACCTCAAGGCCAGAGAGGATGACATCATGCTGGTGGCTTATCCCAAATGTG gttttaACTGGATGGTCGGGGTGGTGAGGAAGATCATTGCAGAGGCCACGGGGATGAAAACAGAATCCAGGATGCCGCCGCTGATCGAGTTTTTTGGACCAGACGTCTTAAAG gtcATGGATGAGACTCCCTCTCCGAGGTTTCTGGGGACTCACCTGCACCCCGACAACATCCCTGCTTCCTTCTTTGCCAAGAAAACTAAA ATGCTGGTGATCTTCAGGAACCCCAAAGACACTCTGGTGTCCTTCTATCATTTCTCCAACAACAACCCGGTCCTCCCGTCCGGACCGTCCTGGGACTCCTTCTACTCCCACTTCCTGAGTGGAGACG ttccCTGGGGGTCATACTTTGACCATGCTTTAGCCTGGGAGAAGAAGATGGACAACCCAAACATCATGGTTGTCACCTATGAAGAGCTAAAACAG GACCTGAGTGAGGGCGTCCGTCAGATCGCCAGCTTCTTTGGCTTCAGCCTGACGGAGGCTCAGGTCCAGCAGATCGCAGAGGGCAGCACCTTCAGCGCCATGAAGGAGAGCTCCGCCAACTCGCACGGCACTATGGGAAACGTCATCTTCAGAAAAG GCGAGGTCGGGGACTGGAAGAACCACTTTACACCAGAGCAGAGCCAAGAGATGGACGACGCCTTCAACAAACACCTGGCAGGAACCAGGCTGGGAGCCAAACTCAACTACCAAATGCACTGTCAGTAG